The following are encoded together in the Mumia sp. Pv4-285 genome:
- a CDS encoding MazG family protein, protein MRILVTSPRVAPGLMTLAAWDAVREADRIFAPDADDPTVEAVRQAGFAVDVVPSPPVQPSDDGETLWIAPTGDLVWARRLADTLVASADAVSDAADSDPSAAVEVVFGSYDLPGARLLDLVAVMDQLRAECPWTREQTHASLQQYLLEESYEVLDALDRGDTDELREELGDLLMQVVFHAAVAARPAHASAAGDGWDIDDVAAGIVEKLVRRNPHVFADGDAATPEEVDAAWQRLKATEKQRSSVLDGVPPTLPALAYADKVVGRLQRDGALAAPEGSTLGERLLALVLEARAAGEDAEAALRRTVNALVPAAE, encoded by the coding sequence GTGAGGATCCTCGTCACCAGCCCCCGGGTCGCTCCGGGCCTGATGACCCTGGCGGCCTGGGACGCCGTCCGCGAGGCCGACCGGATCTTCGCCCCCGACGCCGACGACCCCACCGTCGAAGCCGTCCGACAGGCCGGGTTCGCCGTCGACGTCGTGCCGTCGCCTCCCGTCCAGCCGTCCGACGACGGTGAGACCCTCTGGATCGCGCCTACCGGTGACCTCGTGTGGGCACGCCGCCTCGCCGACACGTTGGTCGCGTCCGCCGACGCCGTCTCCGACGCTGCCGACAGCGACCCGTCCGCTGCCGTCGAGGTCGTCTTCGGGTCGTACGACCTCCCGGGGGCACGCCTCCTCGATCTCGTCGCCGTGATGGACCAGCTGCGCGCCGAGTGTCCGTGGACCCGCGAGCAGACGCACGCCTCGCTCCAGCAGTACCTTCTCGAGGAGTCCTACGAGGTGCTCGACGCCCTCGACCGCGGTGACACCGACGAGCTCCGCGAGGAGCTCGGTGACCTGCTGATGCAGGTGGTCTTCCACGCCGCGGTCGCCGCCCGACCTGCTCATGCGTCGGCGGCCGGTGACGGATGGGACATCGACGACGTGGCCGCAGGCATCGTCGAGAAGCTCGTACGCCGCAACCCGCACGTCTTCGCCGACGGTGACGCCGCCACCCCCGAAGAGGTCGACGCCGCGTGGCAGCGGCTCAAGGCGACCGAGAAGCAGCGCAGCTCCGTCCTCGACGGTGTGCCGCCGACGCTCCCGGCCCTCGCGTACGCCGACAAGGTGGTGGGTCGCCTCCAGCGTGACGGTGCGCTCGCCGCGCCCGAAGGGTCCACGCTCGGCGAGCGCCTCCTCGCTCTCGTGCTCGAGGCGCGTGCGGCAGGCGAGGACGCCGAGGCAGCCTTGCGCCGTACGGTCAACGCACTGGTGCCCGCGGCTGAGTAG
- the eno gene encoding phosphopyruvate hydratase — translation MASIEAVGAREILDSRGNPTVEVEVALDDGTIGRADVPSGASTGKFEAVELRDGGDRYGGKGVQKAVDAVNEAIRPEIVGLDADEQRYIDQTLVRLDGTPNKAQFGANAILGVSLAVARAAADSAGLPLFQYVGGSNAHVLPVPMMNILNGGAHADTDVDVQEFMIAPIGADSFAEALRQGVEVYHALKSVLKSDGLATGLGDEGGFAPNLSSNRAALDLIAKAVETTGLKLGTDVALALDVAASEFYSDGSYRFEGAPKSAAEMTAYYADLVASYPIVSIEDPLDEDDWEGWTQITSELGDKVQLVGDDLFVTNTERLQRGIDESAANALLVKVNQIGTLTETLEAVDLAHRSGFRCMMSHRSGETEDTTIADLAVATNCGQIKTGAPARSERVAKYNQLLRIEELLDDAGKYAGRASFPRLKA, via the coding sequence GTGGCAAGCATCGAAGCTGTCGGAGCTCGAGAGATCCTCGACTCGCGCGGCAACCCCACGGTCGAGGTCGAGGTTGCTCTCGACGACGGCACCATCGGTCGGGCTGACGTCCCGTCGGGTGCATCGACCGGCAAGTTCGAGGCGGTGGAGCTCCGAGACGGCGGCGACCGCTACGGCGGCAAGGGCGTCCAGAAGGCCGTCGACGCCGTCAACGAGGCGATCCGGCCCGAGATCGTCGGCCTCGACGCCGACGAGCAGCGCTACATCGACCAGACGCTCGTCCGCCTCGACGGCACGCCCAACAAGGCGCAGTTCGGCGCCAACGCGATCCTCGGCGTCTCGCTGGCCGTCGCTCGCGCGGCTGCGGACTCCGCGGGCCTCCCGCTGTTCCAGTACGTCGGCGGCTCGAACGCCCACGTCCTGCCCGTCCCGATGATGAACATCCTCAACGGCGGCGCCCACGCGGACACCGACGTCGACGTCCAGGAGTTCATGATCGCGCCGATCGGTGCCGACAGCTTCGCCGAGGCGCTGCGCCAGGGCGTCGAGGTCTACCACGCGCTGAAGTCGGTGCTCAAGTCCGACGGCCTCGCGACCGGCCTCGGCGACGAGGGCGGCTTCGCCCCGAACCTCAGCTCCAACCGTGCGGCGCTCGACCTCATCGCGAAGGCGGTCGAGACGACCGGGCTCAAGCTCGGCACCGACGTCGCGCTGGCGCTCGACGTCGCCGCGTCGGAGTTCTACAGCGACGGCTCCTACCGTTTCGAGGGGGCCCCGAAGTCGGCCGCCGAGATGACGGCGTACTACGCGGACCTCGTCGCGTCGTACCCGATCGTGTCCATCGAGGACCCGCTCGACGAGGACGACTGGGAGGGTTGGACGCAGATCACGAGCGAGCTCGGCGACAAGGTCCAGCTGGTGGGTGACGACCTCTTCGTCACCAACACCGAGCGGCTGCAGCGCGGCATCGACGAGTCCGCCGCCAACGCGCTGCTCGTCAAGGTGAACCAGATCGGCACGCTCACCGAGACGCTCGAGGCCGTCGACCTGGCACACCGCAGCGGGTTCCGTTGCATGATGAGCCACCGCTCGGGCGAGACCGAGGACACGACGATCGCCGACCTCGCGGTCGCGACGAACTGCGGCCAGATCAAGACCGGTGCTCCGGCACGCTCCGAGCGGGTCGCCAAGTACAACCAGCTCCTGCGGATCGAGGAGCTGCTCGACGACGCCGGGAAGTACGCGGGTCGTGCCTCCTTCCCGCGGCTGAAGGCCTGA
- a CDS encoding FtsB family cell division protein, with amino-acid sequence MPPTSRRPVTRRPAARPGTARRGRAATPAASEEVVTTYGAPRVTRRMAVLLLVLLVLAISYASSLKAFLQQRDALATARAQIAESSAAIEDLEAQKTRFDDPEYIEALARSRFGWVKPGEIGFTVIDADGNAVGKGPELPDASPAEVAAPEWYASLWTSVETAGGVPQKTTPKPSDEVVKPQQQDEDQ; translated from the coding sequence GTGCCGCCGACGTCGCGTCGTCCCGTCACGAGGCGCCCGGCCGCGCGGCCGGGCACCGCGAGACGCGGGCGAGCCGCGACGCCGGCGGCCTCCGAGGAGGTCGTCACCACGTACGGCGCTCCTCGCGTCACGCGCCGCATGGCGGTGCTCCTGCTCGTCCTCCTGGTGCTCGCCATCTCGTACGCCTCGAGCCTGAAGGCCTTCCTCCAGCAGCGCGACGCGCTGGCGACGGCGAGGGCGCAGATCGCGGAGTCGAGTGCCGCCATCGAAGACCTCGAGGCGCAGAAGACGCGGTTCGACGATCCCGAGTACATCGAGGCACTGGCGCGGTCCCGCTTCGGCTGGGTCAAGCCGGGGGAGATCGGCTTCACCGTCATCGACGCGGACGGCAACGCCGTCGGCAAGGGCCCGGAGCTTCCCGACGCGTCTCCGGCGGAGGTTGCCGCACCCGAGTGGTACGCGTCGTTGTGGACGTCCGTCGAGACCGCGGGCGGAGTGCCGCAGAAGACGACCCCGAAGCCCAGCGACGAGGTCGTGAAACCCCAGCAGCAGGACGAGGACCAGTGA
- a CDS encoding DUF501 domain-containing protein: MTDVPPTQADLDAIQEQLGRPARGVVSIASRCPSGHPNVVKTEPRLPDGTPFPTLYYVTCTRLNGMIGTLEGSGLMREMSERLGEDTELAAAYARAHDDYLATRRAIADVPEIDGVSAGGMPTRVKCLHVLVGHALATGPGVNPLGDEAVVLLGDWWTGSTCDGPGAPPEQYVAAQAARGAGGQ; this comes from the coding sequence GTGACCGACGTACCCCCGACCCAGGCCGATCTCGACGCGATCCAGGAGCAGCTCGGCCGTCCTGCCCGCGGGGTCGTCTCGATCGCCAGCCGCTGCCCGTCGGGTCACCCCAACGTCGTCAAGACGGAGCCGCGCCTGCCGGACGGCACGCCGTTCCCGACGCTCTACTACGTCACGTGCACCCGCCTCAACGGCATGATCGGCACGCTCGAGGGCTCCGGCCTGATGCGCGAGATGAGCGAACGCCTCGGCGAGGACACCGAGCTCGCCGCGGCGTACGCGCGTGCGCACGACGACTACCTGGCGACGCGCCGGGCGATCGCCGACGTCCCCGAGATCGACGGCGTCTCCGCCGGCGGGATGCCGACCCGCGTGAAGTGCCTCCACGTGCTCGTCGGGCACGCGCTCGCCACCGGGCCCGGCGTGAACCCGCTCGGCGACGAGGCCGTCGTGCTGCTCGGTGACTGGTGGACGGGCAGCACCTGCGACGGACCGGGCGCGCCGCCGGAGCAGTACGTCGCCGCGCAGGCCGCACGCGGGGCAGGCGGGCAGTGA
- a CDS encoding exopolyphosphatase: protein MTRRVAAIDCGTNSIRLLVTDLDAEAGTADDLVRRMEIVRLGYGVDRTGHLDERALSRTFAACEDYAGVIAEAGAEHMRFVATSATRDADNAAEFAAGVQERLGVRPDVVSGSEEAALSYAGAARDLPDVDQPVLVVDLGGGSTELILGRDGRAEAEQSLDIGSVRMTERHLRSDPPTAAEIAACVTDVDAALDRAQVDVGAARTVVGVAGTITTVAAYVLGLEQYDSFRIHHAHLAVADVIAACEAIIAASVEERRSWPFMHPGRADVIGGGALIVARLLARTTPEVLVISEHDILDGIAWSLA, encoded by the coding sequence GTGACCCGGAGGGTGGCCGCGATCGACTGCGGCACAAACTCGATCCGGCTGCTCGTCACCGATCTCGACGCGGAGGCCGGCACGGCGGACGACCTCGTACGCCGGATGGAGATCGTCCGGCTCGGCTACGGCGTCGACCGCACAGGGCACCTCGACGAACGTGCTCTCTCCCGCACGTTCGCGGCGTGCGAGGACTACGCGGGCGTCATCGCGGAGGCGGGGGCGGAGCACATGCGGTTCGTCGCGACGTCGGCCACCCGTGACGCGGACAACGCCGCGGAGTTCGCGGCAGGCGTCCAGGAGAGGCTCGGCGTACGCCCCGACGTCGTGAGCGGGTCCGAGGAGGCCGCGCTGTCGTACGCCGGTGCGGCGCGTGATCTCCCGGACGTCGATCAGCCCGTGCTCGTCGTCGACCTCGGTGGTGGCTCGACGGAGCTGATCCTCGGTCGCGACGGCCGCGCGGAAGCCGAGCAGTCGCTCGACATCGGCTCGGTCCGGATGACCGAACGCCACCTGCGCAGCGACCCGCCGACCGCGGCCGAGATCGCGGCGTGCGTCACGGACGTCGACGCGGCGCTCGACCGGGCGCAGGTCGACGTCGGTGCGGCGCGCACGGTCGTCGGCGTCGCCGGCACGATCACGACGGTGGCCGCGTACGTCCTCGGGCTCGAGCAGTACGACTCCTTTCGCATCCACCACGCGCACCTGGCTGTCGCCGACGTGATCGCCGCGTGCGAGGCGATCATCGCCGCGTCGGTGGAGGAACGGCGCTCGTGGCCGTTCATGCACCCGGGGCGCGCGGACGTCATCGGAGGCGGCGCCCTGATCGTCGCGCGGCTGCTGGCACGGACGACGCCCGAGGTCCTCGTCATCTCCGAGCACGACATCCTCGACGGCATCGCCTGGTCGCTGGCGTGA
- a CDS encoding type II toxin-antitoxin system VapB family antitoxin, with amino-acid sequence MSLNIKNERTHALVRRLAELSGTSQTAAVDDAVRRRLAELESSVPARRSVDAMRVDRLLVEFRRDLTDDDREAMRRADETLYDEQGLPQ; translated from the coding sequence ATGAGTCTCAACATCAAGAACGAGCGCACCCATGCGCTCGTCCGCCGACTCGCGGAGCTGTCCGGCACGAGCCAGACAGCAGCAGTCGACGACGCCGTACGCCGTCGGCTCGCCGAGCTTGAGTCGAGCGTGCCCGCGCGCCGATCGGTTGATGCGATGCGGGTGGACAGGCTCCTCGTCGAGTTCCGCCGAGATCTGACCGACGACGACCGCGAGGCGATGCGCCGGGCAGACGAGACGCTGTACGACGAGCAGGGCCTGCCGCAGTGA
- a CDS encoding type II toxin-antitoxin system VapC family toxin, whose translation MIVDTSAIVAILLDEPGAEALSSALLSAIEPTMSAATLVELYAVVDRRSTPQQRRRLDRLLDAYGIAVVPFTPAQAVIARDAYRDFGRGSGHAARLNLGDCFAYALATDAAKPLLFVGDDFRHTDIEPALAP comes from the coding sequence GTGATCGTGGACACGTCGGCGATCGTGGCGATCCTGCTCGACGAACCCGGCGCTGAGGCCCTGTCCAGCGCGCTTCTCTCAGCCATCGAGCCGACGATGTCTGCGGCCACTCTCGTCGAGCTGTACGCCGTCGTCGATCGCCGGTCGACTCCCCAGCAGCGTCGCAGGCTCGACCGACTGCTCGACGCGTACGGCATCGCGGTCGTGCCGTTCACGCCGGCGCAGGCGGTCATCGCCCGCGACGCCTACCGTGACTTCGGCCGGGGCAGCGGACACGCAGCTCGCCTGAACCTCGGCGACTGCTTCGCCTACGCGCTGGCCACCGATGCCGCCAAGCCCCTGCTCTTCGTCGGCGACGACTTCCGCCATACCGACATCGAGCCCGCGCTCGCTCCGTAG
- a CDS encoding glycosyltransferase → MIMQPPNRLVIVVRADPVICGHSGEARNLAEAALSRGFTDVRIVTWPVDRLEEAGLPLKPLDSVLPYSPGITVERPEPVGDYKVPDGRFLAGITGRLVELFTDGVPTVALSLYLSPHTTAVTDAVRIARTTGLPVDVTTVAEAVGSDVTNVVRSCIEADRFGAAAHVLSTYLSNDVCLAVSEYTRDLVVACAEDVDARHGTRYAEQCRTRIGISYPAVDTRAYTDLEPGAVDAALAARGLERDGYVFFLSRLAAAKGVDDLIDGYARSAAAGRVRLVVAGRGPEAAELRAYAAASPVADRITFLDDVDDVEKPLLMAGCAAFVLPSKPRPEFVETFGIALVEKMLAGGGPIVTTQTGGIGEAVGDHATIVGVEDPDGIAAAIDHAVLHTSPDDRARQAEAARGYALQFDRTDVLDGILRQLWAVRVPEAIGA, encoded by the coding sequence ATGATCATGCAGCCGCCGAACCGTCTCGTCATCGTCGTCCGCGCAGATCCGGTGATCTGCGGGCACTCCGGGGAAGCGCGCAACCTCGCGGAGGCTGCGCTGTCTCGCGGTTTCACCGACGTCCGCATCGTCACGTGGCCGGTCGACCGCCTCGAGGAGGCCGGGCTCCCGCTCAAGCCGCTGGACTCGGTCCTCCCGTACTCGCCCGGGATCACCGTCGAGCGGCCCGAGCCCGTCGGGGACTACAAGGTCCCTGACGGCCGCTTCCTGGCGGGGATCACCGGGCGGCTCGTGGAGCTGTTCACCGACGGCGTCCCGACCGTCGCGCTCTCGCTGTACCTCAGCCCGCACACGACGGCCGTGACCGACGCCGTACGCATCGCACGTACGACGGGCCTGCCCGTCGACGTCACCACGGTCGCGGAGGCGGTCGGCTCGGACGTCACGAACGTCGTACGGTCCTGCATCGAGGCGGACCGCTTCGGTGCCGCCGCTCACGTGCTCTCGACCTACCTGAGCAACGACGTGTGCCTCGCCGTCTCCGAGTACACCCGCGACCTCGTTGTCGCGTGCGCCGAGGACGTCGACGCCCGCCACGGCACGCGGTACGCGGAGCAGTGCCGCACCCGGATCGGCATCTCGTACCCCGCTGTCGACACCCGCGCCTACACCGACCTGGAGCCCGGCGCCGTCGACGCCGCGCTGGCAGCACGGGGCCTGGAGCGCGACGGCTACGTGTTCTTCCTGTCGCGGCTCGCGGCCGCCAAGGGCGTCGACGACCTCATCGACGGGTACGCCCGTAGTGCCGCCGCAGGCAGGGTGCGGCTGGTCGTCGCGGGACGCGGGCCCGAGGCGGCTGAGCTGCGGGCGTACGCCGCCGCCTCCCCGGTCGCCGACCGGATCACCTTTCTCGACGACGTGGACGACGTCGAGAAGCCCCTGCTGATGGCGGGGTGCGCGGCGTTCGTCCTGCCGAGCAAGCCGCGCCCCGAGTTCGTCGAGACCTTCGGCATCGCCCTCGTCGAGAAGATGCTCGCCGGCGGCGGACCGATCGTGACGACGCAGACCGGTGGCATCGGTGAGGCCGTCGGAGACCACGCGACGATCGTCGGCGTCGAGGACCCGGACGGCATCGCCGCTGCGATCGACCACGCCGTCCTGCACACCAGTCCCGACGACCGGGCCCGGCAGGCCGAAGCCGCACGGGGGTACGCGCTCCAGTTCGATCGGACCGACGTGCTGGACGGGATCCTGCGTCAGCTGTGGGCGGTGCGGGTCCCGGAGGCGATCGGCGCCTGA
- a CDS encoding glycoside hydrolase domain-containing protein: MVVDPFIGTSATDLPTSTGLAATWWSPKPQVGNTHPGACHPLGMVSACAYSGAYPTGYGRYDLSTEGVPTAIFDDQVASGFTHFQQSGTGAIRKYYNYFRVTPMLEPLDALGRTWGLYEEEAGPGWYAATLDSGVHCEVTVGPKSAVHRYTFPAHHDARLVVDLSLGGLAIPYGATVPLRSHLESVAPGVARGEIVVEGAPLAVHLESDAERWRQMLWYDRRLMAGGSRLDFSDIRTTTLRPFGVMWAGPTTAGQVVELRLGFSLRGTDQARDNLHADCGPSRTSFAVRRKDTARAWDEHLGLIEIDCPDADRRTVFETALYHSLVKPCLAPNESPFWPTDGPFAFDISTMWDIYRTQLPLLTALVPERAAELANALLHVCEEEGNLPIGYRMARGADVFSRQASALAQTFLADLCALGIGGIDWDWALVHMHNDLRRAYGEDYLLRGVAHPISHTLDLAFGYWCTQQVAQHVGDKALVTELEPYAAGWTSAFDPETGLLLDSTYYEGGRWNYSFRLVHDMAARIALAGGAETFVAILDRFFGYGAAAVQQPGSRPGAEEMAVGYALDRFEGLNNEPDMEAPWAYHYAGRPDRTAEIVHAAVHQRFGTGPGGLPGNDDSGGLSSWYVWASLGLFPVAGQNVFLVNAPSFSAATLNLPSGRLEIETTGFVQPGPDTPPQYVQAAWLDGRPLARTWLDGAELHRGGRLLLELGPVPSSWGRDPASFPPSFPAGTRRADVLAVSPPNGVS; encoded by the coding sequence ATGGTCGTCGACCCCTTCATCGGCACGTCCGCGACGGACCTGCCGACCTCGACCGGCCTGGCAGCCACCTGGTGGTCGCCGAAGCCGCAGGTCGGCAACACGCACCCCGGTGCCTGCCACCCCCTCGGGATGGTCTCGGCGTGCGCCTACTCGGGCGCCTACCCGACCGGCTACGGGCGCTACGACCTGAGCACGGAGGGCGTGCCGACGGCGATCTTCGACGACCAGGTGGCCTCCGGGTTCACCCACTTCCAGCAGTCGGGGACCGGCGCGATCCGCAAGTACTACAACTACTTCCGCGTCACCCCGATGCTCGAGCCGCTCGATGCGCTCGGTCGCACCTGGGGCCTGTACGAGGAGGAGGCCGGACCCGGTTGGTACGCCGCGACGCTCGACTCCGGGGTCCACTGCGAGGTCACCGTCGGGCCCAAGAGCGCGGTCCACCGCTACACCTTCCCGGCACACCACGACGCCCGGCTCGTCGTCGACCTCTCGCTCGGCGGCCTCGCCATCCCGTACGGCGCCACCGTGCCCCTGCGGTCGCACCTCGAGTCCGTCGCACCCGGCGTCGCCCGCGGCGAGATCGTCGTCGAGGGCGCGCCGCTCGCCGTGCACCTCGAGAGCGACGCAGAGCGCTGGCGGCAGATGCTCTGGTACGACCGGCGGCTGATGGCCGGCGGCAGCCGCCTCGACTTCAGCGACATCCGGACGACGACGTTGCGCCCCTTCGGTGTGATGTGGGCCGGCCCGACGACCGCGGGTCAGGTCGTCGAGCTGCGCCTCGGCTTCTCACTGCGGGGGACGGACCAGGCGCGTGACAACCTGCACGCCGACTGCGGCCCGTCCCGGACCAGCTTCGCCGTACGCCGGAAGGACACGGCGCGTGCGTGGGACGAGCACCTCGGTCTGATCGAGATCGACTGCCCCGACGCGGACCGCCGCACAGTCTTCGAGACCGCGCTCTACCACTCGCTCGTCAAGCCCTGCCTGGCCCCGAACGAGAGCCCGTTCTGGCCGACCGACGGCCCGTTCGCCTTCGACATCAGCACGATGTGGGACATCTACCGCACGCAGCTGCCGTTGCTGACCGCGCTGGTGCCCGAACGCGCCGCCGAGCTCGCCAACGCCCTCCTGCACGTGTGCGAGGAGGAGGGCAACCTCCCGATCGGCTACCGCATGGCGCGCGGAGCCGACGTGTTCTCCCGCCAGGCCAGCGCGCTCGCGCAGACGTTCCTCGCCGACCTGTGCGCCCTCGGGATCGGTGGGATCGACTGGGACTGGGCCCTCGTGCACATGCACAACGACCTGCGGCGGGCGTACGGCGAGGACTACCTCCTCCGCGGCGTCGCGCACCCGATCAGCCACACGCTCGACCTGGCGTTCGGCTACTGGTGCACCCAGCAGGTCGCGCAGCACGTCGGTGACAAGGCGCTGGTCACCGAGCTGGAGCCGTACGCGGCCGGCTGGACGAGCGCCTTCGACCCCGAGACGGGCCTGCTGCTCGACTCGACGTACTACGAGGGCGGGCGGTGGAACTACTCCTTCCGGCTCGTGCACGACATGGCGGCACGGATCGCGCTGGCCGGAGGGGCGGAGACGTTCGTCGCCATCCTCGACCGCTTCTTCGGGTACGGCGCCGCCGCGGTGCAGCAGCCCGGCTCGCGTCCCGGTGCGGAGGAGATGGCCGTCGGCTACGCCCTGGACCGCTTCGAAGGACTCAACAACGAGCCGGACATGGAGGCGCCCTGGGCGTACCACTACGCCGGGCGTCCGGACCGGACCGCCGAGATCGTGCACGCGGCGGTCCACCAGCGGTTCGGCACCGGTCCAGGCGGGCTGCCGGGCAACGACGACTCCGGCGGACTGAGCTCCTGGTACGTCTGGGCGTCCCTCGGGCTGTTCCCGGTCGCGGGCCAGAACGTCTTCCTCGTGAACGCGCCGTCGTTCTCCGCCGCCACCCTCAATCTCCCCTCGGGGCGGCTCGAGATCGAGACGACAGGCTTCGTCCAGCCGGGCCCGGACACTCCCCCGCAGTACGTCCAGGCCGCCTGGCTCGACGGCAGACCGCTCGCCCGCACGTGGCTCGACGGCGCCGAGCTGCACCGCGGAGGACGCCTGCTCCTCGAGCTCGGCCCCGTACCCAGCTCGTGGGGACGCGATCCCGCGTCCTTCCCCCCGTCCTTTCCCGCCGGCACCCGCCGCGCGGACGTCCTCGCCGTCTCTCCACCGAACGGGGTGTCATGA
- a CDS encoding NAD(P)-dependent oxidoreductase, which produces MGKIMIVGAGGRAGRAATTEAVRRGHAVTAVVRDPARYTDLSGESVTLAAGDVTDADALAALAVGHDAVIATVYDLSATDPRAWFVAASRALVSGLEHAGVRRLVWVGLASLLPTTDGTALMDTDAYPNEHRAFYLAHAAATEGFAAAAERLDWVALSPSGDFDHGGTSTGGYAVAPADADSRITYDDFALALLDEVDAPRTSRMHVGVERRVS; this is translated from the coding sequence ATGGGGAAGATCATGATCGTCGGGGCCGGAGGGCGCGCCGGACGCGCCGCCACCACCGAGGCCGTACGCCGCGGACACGCGGTGACCGCCGTCGTACGCGACCCGGCACGGTACACCGATCTCAGCGGTGAGAGCGTCACGCTCGCGGCGGGAGACGTCACGGACGCGGACGCGCTCGCCGCACTCGCGGTGGGTCACGACGCGGTGATCGCCACCGTGTACGACCTGTCCGCGACGGATCCGCGCGCGTGGTTCGTCGCCGCCTCGCGGGCCCTGGTGTCGGGACTGGAACATGCCGGAGTCCGGCGGCTGGTGTGGGTCGGTCTCGCCTCGCTGCTGCCGACCACCGACGGGACGGCGTTGATGGACACCGACGCCTACCCGAACGAGCACCGCGCCTTCTACCTGGCCCACGCCGCGGCGACCGAGGGGTTCGCGGCGGCCGCGGAGCGCCTCGACTGGGTTGCCCTGTCGCCCTCCGGCGACTTCGACCACGGCGGCACCTCGACGGGCGGGTACGCCGTGGCGCCCGCCGACGCGGACAGCCGCATCACGTACGACGACTTCGCGCTCGCACTGCTCGACGAGGTCGATGCCCCCCGTACCTCTCGGATGCACGTCGGGGTCGAGCGCCGGGTGTCGTAG
- a CDS encoding winged helix-turn-helix transcriptional regulator, translating into MFDPVCPSSLSPVRVGDKWGALIVRCLADGPRRFGELRVPLRGITAKVLTSSLRTLERERLVARTELPGRRVEYALTDLGRSLLVPLDAMCAWADAHWDEILDAADDALAREGAVAH; encoded by the coding sequence ATGTTCGATCCCGTCTGCCCGTCGTCGCTGTCGCCGGTGCGGGTGGGCGACAAGTGGGGCGCCCTGATCGTGCGGTGCCTCGCCGACGGTCCCCGTCGCTTCGGCGAGCTGCGGGTCCCGCTGCGGGGGATCACGGCGAAGGTCTTGACGTCGTCGCTTCGGACGCTCGAGCGCGAGCGGCTCGTCGCCCGCACAGAGCTCCCGGGGCGGCGCGTCGAGTACGCCCTCACCGACCTCGGTCGCAGCTTGCTCGTCCCGCTGGACGCGATGTGCGCGTGGGCAGACGCGCACTGGGACGAGATCCTCGACGCCGCCGACGACGCGCTCGCGCGCGAAGGGGCGGTGGCCCACTGA
- a CDS encoding uracil-DNA glycosylase: MQFTSPVTPGTGWPDDPATPRTPVAQDAAEVRELAAGAGALLELEARVSVCRACPRLVEWREDVAVIKRRAFADEPYWGRPIPGWGDPAPKLLVVGLAPAAHGGNRTGRIFTGDRSGDWLFASMHRVGLAAQETSMHAGDGQRLIGGRMVAAVRCAPPANKPTTDERDTCAPWLEEEFRQVLPSVRVIVALGSYGWDATLRTMAASGAVVPRPRPKFGHAVEATLPKPEGGTVQLLGCFHPSQQNTFTGRLTEPMLDAVMTRAKEVSDD, encoded by the coding sequence ATGCAGTTCACCTCACCCGTCACGCCGGGCACGGGATGGCCGGACGATCCCGCGACTCCTCGCACGCCGGTGGCGCAGGACGCGGCCGAGGTGCGGGAGCTCGCCGCCGGAGCCGGCGCGCTGCTCGAGCTCGAGGCGCGCGTGAGCGTGTGCCGCGCGTGTCCCCGGCTGGTCGAGTGGCGGGAGGACGTGGCGGTCATCAAGCGTCGTGCGTTCGCCGACGAGCCGTACTGGGGGCGACCGATCCCGGGCTGGGGCGACCCGGCGCCGAAGCTCCTCGTGGTCGGTCTCGCGCCGGCCGCGCACGGCGGCAACCGCACCGGACGCATCTTCACCGGGGACCGGTCGGGCGACTGGTTGTTCGCGTCGATGCACCGTGTCGGGCTCGCCGCGCAGGAGACGAGCATGCACGCCGGCGACGGCCAGCGGCTGATCGGCGGTCGCATGGTCGCGGCAGTCCGCTGCGCGCCGCCTGCGAACAAACCGACCACGGATGAACGCGACACCTGTGCACCCTGGCTGGAGGAGGAGTTCCGTCAGGTGCTGCCCTCCGTTCGCGTGATCGTCGCTCTCGGCTCCTACGGTTGGGACGCGACGCTGCGGACGATGGCGGCGTCGGGTGCCGTGGTCCCACGGCCGCGGCCGAAGTTCGGACACGCGGTCGAGGCCACACTCCCGAAACCTGAGGGCGGTACGGTCCAGCTCCTGGGCTGTTTCCACCCCAGCCAGCAGAACACGTTCACAGGACGGTTGACCGAGCCCATGCTCGACGCCGTCATGACCCGCGCGAAGGAGGTCAGCGATGACTGA